Proteins from one Pithys albifrons albifrons isolate INPA30051 chromosome 2, PitAlb_v1, whole genome shotgun sequence genomic window:
- the RHAG gene encoding ammonium transporter Rh type A, whose translation MRFKFSILALLLEVIIITLFGIFVEYDVSGEFSHLYPHFQDVHVMIFVGFGFLMTFLKKYGFSSVGINMLIAAFGLQWGTLVQGLWHMHEKKIRVDFKSMINADFSTATALISFGAVLGKTTPIQMLILTILEITIFACNEHLVTEVLQATDIGASMTIHAFGAYFGLAVALVLYRPGLKNKHENDESTYHSDMFAMIGTLFLWLFWPSFNSAIAPYDNDRITAIINTYYSLAACTIVTFALSSLLDKRGKFSMVLIQNATLAGGVAVGTCADLSIHPFAAMCIGVLAGTVSVLGFHFLTPLLASKLNIHDTCGVHNLHGMPGILGGITGIVVTAIREERRNGTLLTPGMQAAALGSTLGIALVGGALTGAILKLPFLGQLPDQKCFDDSVYWELPEEEKEHEVLSSSRDENRRLEAAM comes from the exons ACTTTCAGGATGTCCACGTGATGATATTTGTTGGATTTGGTTTCCTGATGACCTTTCTGAAGAAATATGGATTCAGCAGCGTTGGCATCAACATGCTCATTGCTGCCTTTGGTCTCCAGTGGGGAACCCTGGTGCAAGGGCTTTGGCACAtgcatgaaaagaaaatccGTGTTGATTTCAAAAG CATGATAAATGCAGACTTCAGTACAGCAACTGCTTTGATTTCATTTGGAGCAGTCCTGGGGAAAACAACTCCCATTCAGATGCTGATCCTGACAATTCTGGAGATCACCATCTTTGCATGCAATGAACATCTAGTTACTGAAGTACTTCAG GCCACAGATATTGGAGCTTCAATGACTATACACGCTTTTGGAGCTTATTTCGGTCTGGCTGTAGCCTTAGTGTTGTATCGTCCTGGTCTGAAGAACAAACATGAAAATGATGAATCCACCTATCACTCGGACATGTTTGCCATGATTG GTACCTTGTTCCTCTGGCTTTTTTGGCCCAGTTTTAACTCTGCCATTGCACCTTATGACAATGACCGGATCACAGCAATTATCAACACTTACTACTCCTTGGCTGCCTGTACCATCGTAACATTTGCCCTCTCCAGCTTGTTGGACAAAAGAGGCAAATTCAGTATG GTTCTCATTCAAAATGCCACGCTGGCAGGAGGAGTAGCAGTGGGTACCTGTGCTGACCTGAGCATCCACCCTTTTGCTGCCATGTGCATTGGGGTCCTTGCTGGAACTGTCTCTGTCCTTGGGTTCCACTTCCTGACT CCTCTTTTGGCATCCAAGCTGAACATTCATGACACTTGTGGAGTTCATAATTTACATGGtatgcctggaattctgggaggTATCACTGGCATCGTAGTCACTGCtataagagaagaaagaag gAATGGTACCCTGCTAACTCCTGGCATGcaggctgctgccctgggcagtaCACTTGGAATTGCACTGGTGGGAGGAGCATTGACAG GTGCTATACTAAAACTGCCCTTCTTGGGACAACTCCCTGACCAGAAGTGCTTTGATGACTCTGTGTATTGGGAG CTtccagaagaggagaaagaacatGAAGTTCTCTCCAGCAGCCGTGATGAGAACAGAAGACTTGAAGCTGCCATGTAG